The Sebastes umbrosus isolate fSebUmb1 chromosome 10, fSebUmb1.pri, whole genome shotgun sequence nucleotide sequence TCAACTCCAGAGTATGGACATACAAACTGGTCATATTCTGATGACATATCTGAcactttgtgtttttctgtaaaagaacaacaaaaaactgAGGTCTTATTAGCACCATCAAAATGTACAGTAGGTTTTTGAAATCCTATAATCACACTTGTGCCCTATGAAAGATTTTTTTGAATTCCTTTTCCATAAGTTAAGTGCCAATAATGATAAGCACTTCATTGTTGCAGCATTTCACGATTCCTCATAATGCTAAGTTTTGAATAGATATGTATGCCATTTTCaatcaaataaatgcagaaatactgtaaaaataaaaccaGATTCATGCTAAACTGTCATATATATCTCTATCTGTACATACATATTCAGGCCTATGGATTGGGACCTTTTtcaagttaagtttaggaaaataaaaaaagtgcttCTTAATATGCCATACATATCTGTGAATAAGAGACAAACCATCCAGACGTGGagaagataaacaaaacaacaaaccgAAGAAGTACGTTTCTTTCATCGACTGCCAAGAGAAGTCAGAGGCAGCAGAAGGAAAAGCACGATGCTACATGTGACAATCTGTAGTAAATATATGCACAATATTAGTCTTGTTTtctatgttatgttatgtaatGATGTTTAACAGAGAGGTTACTGTGAGAATGGCACCAACGTAAAAGCCAATCAGATTCATCTTATGAAAGGGAAACTATTGGCTGAAATAAAGAGCACAAGTCCTACTGTACAACATAAATTCTGAGCGTCAACACTTAATGCAGGTTATCATAGAAATCTTGCAGTAAACAGGCTTACACCAGGAATTAAATAGAAATCGTTATGATCAGAATAAATAATCACATCTTTTTTGTTCTTAATCATGTATATAAAACCAGTTTAAAAACGTCTTTAAAATGCTTCAAAGCACCATctctttacaataaaaacacagaaaactcaCAGTTAAAAAGCCAACAAACTTTGGTCTTCCTCATCACTCTGAAGGCAGAGACGAAAAAGGGCAAAGTCATCAAACAGATACTAGAAAAGCACAATGAAAACGACGTAAAAATGAGAGTAGCAGTTTGAAGTTGATTGAGGTAAGGCAGAAGCACAAGGTGTAGgagtttttctgtgtgtgtgtaaaacatgTTGACTAAGTCCAGCGATTGTAGGGGCCCGTCACCTGGGTAAGAGCATAAGGGGACACGGTGACGACGCCGTCCCTCGGGAGAGTCCACGCTTGACGTGTGGGGACATTCATgatcctcctcgtctcctctgcctcctcccctGTTTCCTCCCCTAGCTCCACGCCTCCAGCTCCTTTCCCCACACAGTCCTCCATCCTTAAtctctccgcctcctcctcccgtTCCCGTTCCCGCTTGGCCATTTTGGCGTCCCACATAGCCATCCCGTGGCCTGGTTCATTTAGAGATTTGTGCTGGTAGAAGACCAGGGAGATGCGAGTGGGGTGGCTTCGATTTGGCCTGAGGATAGGGGTGGTGGCGTGGAGCTCCCGCCGTGCACACTCTATCAGGATGGAGCCGTGCGACGGTGCCACGGCGACTCCGCCTATATCGCGGTCCAGGAAGTTGTGCTCGCTGTCTGACCACACCTCTTCCTGCTTCACTTCCTCTGGTTCAAGAGGCGGAGTTTGTGGGGGAAGGGGTAGAGATGAGAGCGGAGGGAGGCcatgacccctgacctctgctGCGACATCTCCTGCAGCCCTGTGGAGTCCGTTGAGCCTGCTGAAGAGGCCCTCAGAGGTAGGTCtgggggagaaggaggagggaggaggagcacTCCCACTGGAGGAGGGTCTGCGCAGAGGAGAGCAGTGCACCTcgttgggctcagttttaaaagcaTGGGGGTAGTCACTAAGGGCATTATGTGGAGGTATACGAACACTCTGGTCACCAGATGCTGGAGAATAACCATTCACGCCGTCACTCATTGTCTTATAATTAAGAGCGGAGCCATTCTGTCCAAACTGGAGGCCAGGCAGACCATGGTGGTTGGGAGAGATCATCTCCTTCTGTGGGTTGAACCCTGCACCCAGAGTGGGGTAGCTGCTGGTGCTCTGGTTGTAAGTGCTGGGTGGATTCCTCTCCGGTGGATACCTTCCAACGCTGGCTGGTCTGGGTGGTAGTCTGTATGAGCCGTAGAAGCCCTGTGGCTCTGTTTTGGATGTAGAAAATACATGACGTGATAATCACAAAGCATTTATACTTTCTGATCTCAATGTATTAATTATTAGAATAGATTAACAACATGACCAGAGACTTGGATTTACTACCTTTGTTGGGGGTTTCGCTTTTCACTTTCCCAGGAGTGAGAGGAGTCAGTGCGAGCTTCTTCTCCAGTTTCTCTGCTTGAGCCTTCAGACGAGCTTCTTGGCGAATCTTACGGGCTGATTTCACTGGTTCAGCCAGTAGACGCACctgacaaatacaaaaaaagaggtTTAAAACACGATACATGTTTAtaattttgttttgcatttttgcaacaAAGGACTCAAACCACTGATGTTGCAgttagaaagaaaagaaaaacatcataataataataatgataaatagtagggctgtcgctaaccaactaatttctttaaagcattaacgcaatcgatctgtcggaggttgtagcgggctcagttttaaagctagagtgaagatactgctatcatgtgaaactagaaaacctaacctaatcatgtcatactagcttgtcgagaaggaggttagaTAACACTCCAAAagtatgctaaattttggcgaggagaaactgtcatggccattttcaaaggggtcccttgacctctgacctcaagatatgtgaatgaaaatgggttttatgggtacccacgagtctcccctttacagacatgcccactttatgataatcacatgcagtttggggcaagtcatagtcaagtcagcacactgacacactgacagctgttgttgcctgttgggcttcagtttgccgtgttatgatttgagcatctttatcttgctaaatgcagtacctgtgagcataaagcaagcatatttgcccacttcccatgttgataagagtattaaatccattgacaaatctccctttgaggtacattttgaacagattaaaaatgtgtgatttatttacgattaatcatgattaaatattttactcgattgacagccctaataaatagcAAAAGCTGCTTCCCTGCCCACTCACCTCTCGGGGAAAGGCAGACAGAACTTGCAGAGCACCACTTCGGATCTTGGCCCACTGGCCCTCCATCTGACCAAACTCATCACTGTCAGAGATCTTGTAAAGTGGCAGAACATGGAGCTGCTCATCTTCCGGTATGTTACGCACTGCACGGTTATCTTCCTTGGTTAAAGTGCAAACCTGAAAACGGACACAGACAAAAGGCAAGTTGTTCAGCCAAACAGTAGGTCACATCCAATCAATACCTTGAGAGCTGACTCGCATACAGAAGAATATAGCTTGCTTACCACAGTGCTGCCGTTATTCATGTTGTGAGTGTCCTTGTGAGCGTGGGCACAGAAATCCACACAGGCTGTGACCCCAGAAAAAGGACGTCCCTCACTCCCACCCAGCCGGCAGTCCTCCCCTGCCGCATCATTTTCCACCTATGAGAGGTGAAAAGACAAGACAtgagaagagtttggtttgtggtGAAGACTGTAAGACATTTAAAGTTACAACGAGAAGAAAACTAAAATCAGTTCTATTTCAATCCCATTAATAGTAAGCTAGGGACCATCAGAGGCAAGTGTGGCAGATGTTCAATGTTTCATACCTGGTTTTGGAAGGCCTCAGGAGCCAGTCTTTTGTAGAGTGGTGCGAGATCAGTGGCGAGATTCTGAAGGTTGCCCTCTATCTTCTCCTCCTAATTGTAATAGACAGATTTAGGAGTTTTGGGGTGAATAAAAGAAATACAGATGTGATTGTCATAGCCAACATAAGCCACTAGGAGGCAAATGTTGCTTTGAACAACTTCTGTAAGTCTGCCTTTATTCCAGATAAAATACAGAGGAGGAACTTGTCTGATACGACTAGCACACTGATTGTACACAACATGTCCTCTCACATCACTATAACAACAGGAGAAACAAATAGGAGAGACTGTAATAGTTGTCTCCCTCTAGGATTTCTGGTAGATGACcacttcctcacctcctcccgGTAGTCTCCAAGCAGGCGAAACTTGCGTGGCACTTTGCTTCGGGCAAACTTACAGCCATTGAAGTACATACTCCAGGAGCAGCCAAAGGAAAATGAAGCTCCGCAGGTGTCTGGGTCCAAACCCTGGCACGCACACGTACGACTGTGGAGATGGAGTGGCGGGAGGAAGGTAAAGAAACGAACACAGTTGGGAAGAAATTAGTGTTATTGCACAACAAAGGAAGAAGTACTCACTCTTCATTGAGGGCACAGCGACGGCTGGTGGGGGAGCCGTATTTAAAGAGGGTCTGCGTGAGCTCCTGGTAGAGATTGTCCGCCACTGGTCGAGGGATTCCCTCCCACGCTAGGATGAGGATCACCAACACGGCAGTGTCACAGCAGTGCCCTGGCCTCCGGCGGACCAAACACAGCAGCTTCTCCTGTTCACTGCCACGCCGGATCACCTGATTGTCACACAGAAAACAAGCAGATGAACGACAGCACTGTCACACAGCAAAAACAAGCATCACAAAATGATGTATCCCTACGGGGTAATGGGGAAATACTGTGATTGACCTGCCAAACCACAAGATTGTGTTTTAAGAGAATAGTTTAAATGTGGTCATTTTTATGTGGAAGCCTTCACATTTCTGTTTAAGGGATGaagctggaatttttttttagttttttttaggttgtggtCAGGGTAAAAATCTGGGAGTGACTTCCGTATCTGCCCCTAAATATACTATGGTGGGATCCACAAGAATGCTTCAATATACAGAAGAAATATTCATGAACACAAACACCAGCCACCTACCCATTTAGCTATTGGACACCCCTGGGagctctttccttccttcccagTGTAAACAACAACTTCCACCCTTACTGCATTTCCTTTGGCGCCATATCTGTAACACACATAAGAGAAACTATAAGTCTGTGCTATTGACTGCAGAGCACGTCACTGACAACACATATTAGACAACATTACATTGCTAGCCATACTGGAGGGTGACAATACATAAATCCAATCAATAAAATGACTGTTTAGTACAAATTGCTTTGATTTAATATACATTTGTCATTGAAAAGCTCTGCAGAATGAAGTTATGTGTGGTTGTCCGATGGACTGCGATGGACCTCAGGATGTTTCAAACAGGCTGTCATCTTGGTTTATGGGCCCCTTGTTTCAGCTCTAGGggtttcctgtttcaacatgttgtGTGTATCTGAGACAGAGGGTGCACGACGTGTTGAGCTAGCTCAGCAATGCTTCCTTTTAATGACAGACTCTTTGGCTGTTACTCCACCCCATTCCACCAAGCCCATGGTGGACTAGTAGGCTCTCAGCATGTTTGGTAGAAAACACacccacatatacacacagtgtAAACACAGAGTTGTAGTAGTAGTCACTCTACCTGTTCTCCATCAGTTCCCTCACTGCAGGAACACTAGGTCCTGCCCCAAGGTGAGTATAGTAAGGGCCTTCCTCCTTTTCAATGATCTGgtctgttttgaaaaaaaaatcaaggtcTAATAGATGTCATAGCAACTTTACCGAGTGTAGAGCTGTCCTTCAAATACTGATGTGATGCCGGtatatttttaagaaaaacactttttcaaaTTGATAAAATAGTCAGATTAATGTAAATATACACAGTAAACGTAGCTGGATCTCAGTTCAGAGCCAGCGACTTGGATGTCCGCATTTCAAGACCAAATACATCATAACCGGTCAACAAGGCCCCACAAAGCCTCCCAAAGCCTCCTCCAAATATGGCAGAGAAATGCGGCCTCCTTTTGCTTGAATTGGCCCTTGAATTAGGACACagcttgtgtgagtgtgtgtgtgtgtgtgtgtgtgtttgtatcagagagagagaaacagaaaatggCAGTTTGAAGACTGTCATGTTAATACGAAAGCAAACATTCAGGGTAGATTTAGTCACAAAGTGCAATATATGTGATACCAATGCAGACGCTACACACTTGTCTTCTTCTAAAAAATTTTAGGTAGCATCAACTCACCCACGCATTGACAGGATGGAAGATCGGCCAGTTTTTTGGAAGGCGTATTGAGCAAATTCTTGATAGGGGTATCCATGAAGCTCATAGGAGACTCCAGAAAGCTGTTGACGCTGTTCTTGGATGGAGTTGACTCTGCAGAGTGGCCCAGATCCCCATCAGTAGCTGTGGACAAGACGGTGACAGGTCCTGTTCTCTCCAGCTTGTAGTAGCCTTGCTGGCTCGGAGGAGGGGACTGCCGAGCCCCTGAGAAGCCATTAGCCAGACCATGGTGACCAGTGGGGTGGCTGAGGAAAGCGTTATTGGCTGAGCTGGTGTTAGGATCAGAAGCGTGAGGCAACCCAACACAGGGCTGCGCTACCTGAGATAACCTTTCACACTCCGGCCCCGGTCCTGCAGCATGACCATTGTATGGATTGTGTTGGTGGAGTGGACCATTTGAAAGGGACCAGGGATGGTTTTCTTGACCTTGAGTGTGGTTGATCCTTGTGAGAGTGTTGTAGTTCTGCGGCCTTAAGAGGGCTGCACTGTGTGCGTTACTGTGATGGATGAgctgcctcctctcctcctgagCCTCAGCCACGTATCTCTTCAGGTCAATTTGAGCCTGAGGCAGGAACAGGTTCCTCTTGTGGTGAAGGCCTGATTTCCCCGGCGGTTGACTCTTCTGGCCTCTGCTCCTGTGGGCCGTCTCTCCATTTGGCATGCGTTTTGAGAGGGGGGTCCTGCAGTTGACTCCCTCATTAGGTCCGtcacttttcttcttcctgGGCTTAGAAGGCGTAGCTCTTGTTTTTTTCACGAGGGGCTTTTTCTGACCGGGGGTCAGCTGGGAGTTGTAGTTGTATTTGATGGCCGACACAAGTGTTCCTTTTGGAGGGTTGTTCTCTGACTGCAGGTTGTGTCGAGACTGGATGATGAAGGCCAGGTCTGCCAGCTGAGctgccacctcctcctcctctctgttcctcctcGCTTTACCAACAACCCTGTCTCTTTCCTCCAAAAACAACCTCTCATGATCTTTACTGAACTTCATGTCAACGGGATATTTATAGCTGCATTCCGACTTGATGACATGAGAACTAAAGCCTGTCTCTGTCCTCCTGCAGGCTGCTTTATCACTGTCTGAGCTGGCCTCTAAGAGGTCCTGCAGAGACAGCTTCACGTTAGAGCTCGACCCCTGGGAGCGCTGGATGACATTTCCGTGTCTGGCCACAGGAGGGCGTATGACTGACGTCTGGTGCAGTGGAGAGCTAATGACGGAGACTTTGTTGTAGCGGATAGCGGCTGTGGGTTTGGCTTCTTGCAGGGTTGTATTTGTATTGGAGGTTGAAAACGGGGCAACAGTAGAAATGGGATGTTCACACTTACTTTCAACTTTAATGGACCCTGGGTTGCTTTGAGGTATAGCTGCCAATTGAGTCAAGACCTCAATAGCAATAGCCTGATCAAAACTAAGATTTCTTCTCTCTGCCAAAGACTGCACGCTTGGTTGCAAGACACTTGGAGGAGGTTCACTTTTGATAGGCTGGGGAGTCCTTTGCAGGCTAACAGGAGTGCTTTTGTGACACAAGTCATTCTTTATGTCCTCTGGCTCTTTTTTGACAAAGTGTAAATCTGGTGGCTCTGTTTTGATGGAGCACAGAATGGAAGAACGTGAGCTAAAAAGTTTCTCCTCCAGTCCCTTCCTCTCTGTGACAGAAAGACACACCACGGCCGCCAGCGTGGACAGCGGGTCTTCGCAGACCTCATCTTCATCACTCAGCTTGGCGGTGGCCTTTTCGGTGATCCACATCCACGGCTCCTCCAGTTTGATCTTCTTTAGTGGAACCGGCATGTCGTCTGGAGGTGTCTTGGGTCCATTCTCAGAGTAGTCTTTAGGGACTGCAGCAATTATAGTCCTTTGAGGCTCTGATGCATTCGTAGTCCTTTTATATGCAGACTTCAGATCAGAGTGTGACCCAGTGGTCATATTAGCACCGTTAGGTTTTGTCAGGTTCTCAGCAGAACCATTCTGAAAAGTCACAGAAGAGCATACGTGTTGGTGAAGTGTGCTGGTCAGCTCCAGTCCGGGCTCTCTTTTAACAAGTGCCGGCCGTCCGCCTTGGTCCGAGGCCAGGCTGTGGTTGAGCGAGTGGGTGATGGGGGGAGCTTGTGTATGAGGTATGTGGCCTTCTtccccctcatcctcctctgctGCCGTGTGGGTATCTTCCATCTGTGCCTTGCCTTTGCCATTTACCGGCCCACTTTCTGGAACCACCTGAGACacagagatagagggagagagaaataagAGGAGAGAAGTGACTCAACAAGCTCTGGCAGTATACAGTGATTCAGCTTGTTCTAAACAGTCACGGCACACAGCACAACAGATTGCCTCCCAGCATGGCACGAGCATCTGCTGCAACCACTACCCAGGCTGTGGAAAATATTATGGCATGTGAAAACAAAGAATCTGCTTTCTGTAAATCTTGCTAGAATCCAATCTCTAAACAGAGCTAATAAAATGTTAAACGGTGTTAGTTCACAGTCGAGGCTTCAATCAGGACTACATTCCTGCATGAGCTGTCGTGTGTTGAGACCTACTGGTAGCCTCCAACATTTGGAGTCACGCACAGTTCAAGATTGCGTCACCACCGGTGGGTCACTGAGGGCATGTGTTCAGCGCACATGTACATGTTGTGTTTCTGCCGGGTTTATAGGTGTATTCCTGGGCATGCCTGCATGTGTATACAAGCATGTGATTACACAGCAGGGCCTGCCATGTTAACCATTGTTAAGTGAGTGATTAACCCACTCAGGGTCTTATCCAGACACAGTGCAGCTTGACCCTTTGGCTAAGACGGATTCTGACCGCCAGCAGAGCTACGACCATCCAAAGGTCCACAATATTGACACATTGATGGCCTCCAAAAGCCCTGTTGTAAACACACAACCACAGACTGTCGACACTCATAGTCATAACGCCATAAACAGGAATATAATCAATTGATTTGGGGAGAAATAGAAGTTAAGGCAGctgagggtgtttttttttttgccagattattgtaGTTTATTATAAGTTATATTAGAAAAGGGCACAAAGGCGAACCCATTCTGCTCAAATCTAGCTTATACACAGTGTTTCTGCAACTGAATCTGTAAAAGCTGtctttatttttcatcatcTTGAGTGAGCATATGATCAGCTGATGTCAAGTAAAGCTGCTTCTTATTTTAGGATTTAACCCCGCATCACATTCAGAACTAAAGCCTTCAGCAGTGGAAGACTGATTAAAAATGTTGCAGCGTGACAAAGATGACTGCAACACTATACCATGTGCCAAGACTCAGCTGACAAAAGGATCTTAAACTCGTTTGCAGAAGCTGGAGGATATGTGTGCATTACTGTGAGCTGTGTGcgctgtgtttatgtttgtgtgtgtgaggcaacCCATTTCCCCTCTAATGAACTAGCGCAACTGCAGGGTAGCTGGAGATCTGTTCTTTATCACTGTTTACCTGGCATAAAAACCCATTAAACTCCATCTGCCactgttttaatgtattttacagCAGAGGAGCTGACAGATCAAGAGCATGAAGCTACAGCACTTCAATATAAACCAGACTCTCAGTGAAGCCCACAAACCAAACAGATAAACACTTTATCAGTTACATGTGCTCTATTCAactttgttctctctcttttcatcagATATGGGGGCCAGCGAGTACAGTGAAAACAGAATTGAGCCTTGTGATATCCCACATGTGATGGCTTCTGAGCAAGAGCGTTAACTATCATTGATGATGAAGAAAGCATTGTGATGCAGTCTTTGATGGTTTTGGCTAAGGGGATAGAACGGTCGTCCTTCAATCACAAGGTTGACGGTTCGATCCCTAGCTGCCCCGGTCtggaagtgtccttgagcgagacactgaaccccagtTTGCAGAGGTGTGACAAGCTTAAATTTTCCAGAGCTCAAAGCATTCAAttaaagatggaaaataaatggTGTTGAAGGCTGCGCTGACTCTAAGAGGATTAATACTGAGCCATCTCCTGCATTGGGTGTTTAAAGAAGGTTGTCAGTTGCCTTCAGGAGATCTGTTGCTGTGCTTGTGAAGAGACacgagagagagacaagaagaGTTGGTTAAGACTACTTTCTCAAGATCCTTTATTAAATATGGAGATTGGTATacaatttatttagtttattactggggctgtcaatagattcaaatatttaatcgcgattaattgcatgattgtccattgttaatcACGATTGATCGCAAACTAATCCAcagcaatggattccttaggttttatgaattcatatgatgccagtatcgtcatactagctttgaaactgcgcccgctacaacctccgaaagatcgattgtgttaatgcgttgaagaaattagtggcattaaaacaaatttgcatgttaactttgatagTCCCATTTATTACATATcatattttcaatcttttttttgtacacaAACTGAATCTTAACCTAGACTGTGTTTCTGATACAGAGATTTGACACCCAATAAGCTGCTGTGTGAATTTTGTTGAATATGGAGTATGATTACAAATGTGCGAGCAAAAGTGAGCAAAAAGCAAGATTTCGTGGTCAACGAGAAATAGAgtaaagaaggaaaagaaagcaGTATGTGTTCAAGCTGTTAAGACAATTGCAGCCAGTGTTATTGGAAAAATGTCTTTATCTACATCTTCTGCAATGATTTCTAGTCTTTTTTATGAAAATCCATAAATCATGCTGTACCAGATAGAACCCGTTGTTCTTTGACTATGTGTCACTGGCCCTGGTGAACTTGGTGTTTACCACTGATGGCTGAGATAGCtgaaatatttttcatatttaactGCATTGTAGCTATGCTGGAAATATGTCAACATGGCACCACTTTGTGTATGTTCTTGGCCAGTTATCTACAGGAATGCAAGGCCCATTGCCAAAAGCTGTTCATTACAACAATGTAAAAGAGATGTAGGGAGGATTTCACTTTAGGTAGAGGTTGAACTGGTGTTTGACAACGCAAGGAAAAGTTGCAGTGACCATAGAGCTGTTCATGGTTAATAAAATGTTGAGATCAGACATGATTTGTATGATGGAGCCGATTTATCACCAAGTCTTTCCACTGATGTGTTGTTCCTGATCCCTCTCTGATCCATTGCGCTTTCTCCCCAGTCCAGCGCACTCTCCGTGGCTGTCAGGACTGTGCCGTACTACTAGAAACACGCTGCTGATGCAACAGATAGCTGGAGCTCAGGCTGAGGCAATACGGAAGGTGCCGGTGCAACAGGGTGAGATACCTGCGCCACACAGCATGTGGAAATGGGCCACCGCGACGGTCAGTGCGAGGAAGGGTGAAAAAGATGGGgagcagggagagggagaatgGGGGGAAAAGGCAGTGTGTCTGTCACAATAGACTGCTTTCAATGACAAAGCAGCTCTGGCCGGCTTCCAGCACTGCACCAGACACAcgtgtgtctctatgtgtgtgtgtgtatgcgtgtgcatCCATTTGTGCATCCAAGTGTTCATGATCCGAAGCTGACATCAAAGTACAGCCCCCTGTTTTTAATTATGTTACATTTAGCCTTGTTATAACAAAAAGCCTAATGCAGGATGTAAATGCAGAGTCATGTGCTCTCATTTAGCCACCGGGTCTCTGGAGAGAGCTGGGTCTGTGATGTGTTAGggttgtgtctttgtgtttgtgcttgttGTTTCTGCCTCAAGGAGCCGAAAGTCACTTACACAGCACTGTACTTATTGTTTTAAATGCGAACACTGTCTTCTTGTTTTCTGTTAGACAAGCACGTACCCAACTGCTCCGCCTGTCAAAGCTTTGAAAAGCAACGAAACATATGTTAGGGTAGCTAAGGGTGAGTGctctacacacaaacacgcgTCCGGAGACCTACCCTAGCAACAGAAGTGTAACCGTCGCCTGAATCCTAACaaccctttctttctttctctctctgggtctccaAGGAAGCTTAAAGGAGTGTGCATCTATTCTTCACTTAACAACACAGACATACAAACACAATCACATATAAACATGTCTACTCCAACTAAAAAAAAGTGCTCTGAATTCATGAAATAAATTCTGAGTAACTCTTTGGCTGTGCAGTAATCTCACACTGTTAGGATCTTCACCTCACAACGCTCTTAGAAATGATACACAGAAAAAGCATGCTTCCTTCCTGGCTGAGAGCGTAAGTAGTGGTTTATGTGTGATTCTCTGTACACGTGAGAATTTCCTCCATTCATTGAGTGAGTGTTTCCTGTCTGCGCTGCGCTCAATGTCACGTAgtcaacacacaaaacattaaaaagaaaacaacgaCAAACAAGACCTTATAGGCGGCAATAAACTTAATAAACTTGAAAGAACTGGCTCCCAGCACGCCAGTAGGAATTAGAACTTAATCAACTGTAAAATTATACAGATTAAGACAATGTAAGTAACAGACGGACCGTTCCTACAAACCACAGAATAATAATGCCATTACTACTGCAGCCAAACTAGTAAAACCTGCCAAATTACAAGTTACGACCCACGGCTTACAAGCACTCCACTTCTTCAGAAAACAGCAGGTGCAGAAATATGGCTGTCCAAACCACTGCAAGAAAGAAAAGGGGAAGCAAACGGGCTCTTCATACAGCAtaacggcaaaaaaaaaagacatgcaaCGGGGGAAAAGAGAAGAGGGGAGACTGTTACTGTGGAAACTGACCTCTTTATTGGTGACTTTGTTGTCACATCCTTTAAACCTACCTGGAAAAGACAAgccaaacactcacacacagaagcCCAGGTCCTCAGTGATTCAGTAGGAACAATAACAACACCAGCTTCCAAATAAAGCGCTCCAATCAGCTAAATCCAgggtggcagagagagagagacaacggAGGACAACCTCTAGATGAGCTCCACTGTAGCTGACCCCATCTGCAGCGAGACAATAGACCTCAGGGCTGCCTTTACCTTGTCTGTCCTCGGAGGAAGCCCCTCCGGTTTAGGCAGCATATCCCTAAAAGGTATTGGTGGCCATCTTGCTTTGCCTTCCTTCAGCCTCAAAAGAAAACGCTGGCTACAGTAGCCGTGCACAGGGCAAGCTCCTGGGTGTCATGACTAGGGTGACTGTGAGCCGCTGTAGCAAAGTGCTGCTACAGCAGACGCGCTCACACTcgccgcacacacacagacagatagacgcacgcacacacatacggGATGCCTTTCGCAGACGCAGACAGAGCCTCATCAGCCAATGGCGTGAGGACCTTAGCGGCTTGTAAATTATCTTCCATGCCTAGACTCTCCTAAACAAAGGATCCCCTATGTGGGCTTTTTACTCCAGCCCTACACACATGGATTGGTGGCAAGCTGTGGAACGGATACTGCACACATGCTGGATCTGGATCACAGGAAAACAACTCCATCACCGCTGAGCTATTAACCCGTAAAGCAGCTCAGCAACACTGCTTAGGCTTTTGGTGATTTTCAACGAATTCCTTCCTTGACCCactgctgaaacaattagtccatTAATTGATTCGTTGATAGGCAGAAAAATGAAATATGCCA carries:
- the tet1 gene encoding methylcytosine dioxygenase TET3, whose protein sequence is MPATTKLAKRQTPAQRRNGQKVISTKRQTCNSNKPRGRATETPRKTPAEPKRAATRARAQSGRSPRGRGVSGPASQGPGRSTGRVNHAVKVTGSARLRRLSNLPDHCGELQDPLGRRKSLRGARVSVTPCQPPKPCRGGRTNRGCAARQAASQQGNPRNKPSSTCSINDSTPDEENENLEDTCDAQEILPVSLKTDFEVHVSIKDQGLGVSNAKEGSPLKADSPPCNDLLEDSVQRSSDSTITQQDTKTVSHNSEGDLRCGTGVCDDVDGQLKIGSDRSKDSPSVLTSIGSPGVRGSCEGNDSSSILGKELHHLASDGEQDDVCTVHQEEGNMLDLKENRTDERGIVVTERKEEINHERGESLEEQKPVERQNETVEEMEEIVEKLGNGEGEEGGKKEEENDVSINPADSQPSTPACQPPAPPHSNNGLTAQSESSVSVLSISNTSTSNHTKALSTSEALSQEVLSQGKTDIQPTIHGAKSQVTGSSAVAETALMVQTVLVKRNTPVIIRSDSFKPRSFRGEPHQLQSLAIPSPRGEKRACTPAETQTKDSESNREPLERHSQKETSPLSSSFVPQLSTDALTARCEPNLSEHSVVVAEPDSVPKISTLSLDSSFTFSCSSESTRSSFSFDTESEAGYGESSPTILPGSWGPEGACLPSWNAPKPQKKERKKRSRCGMCEPCLRKISCGQCSCCLNRRTGHQICKMRKCVELRRRRPSSLLTLSAAQVVPESGPVNGKGKAQMEDTHTAAEEDEGEEGHIPHTQAPPITHSLNHSLASDQGGRPALVKREPGLELTSTLHQHVCSSVTFQNGSAENLTKPNGANMTTGSHSDLKSAYKRTTNASEPQRTIIAAVPKDYSENGPKTPPDDMPVPLKKIKLEEPWMWITEKATAKLSDEDEVCEDPLSTLAAVVCLSVTERKGLEEKLFSSRSSILCSIKTEPPDLHFVKKEPEDIKNDLCHKSTPVSLQRTPQPIKSEPPPSVLQPSVQSLAERRNLSFDQAIAIEVLTQLAAIPQSNPGSIKVESKCEHPISTVAPFSTSNTNTTLQEAKPTAAIRYNKVSVISSPLHQTSVIRPPVARHGNVIQRSQGSSSNVKLSLQDLLEASSDSDKAACRRTETGFSSHVIKSECSYKYPVDMKFSKDHERLFLEERDRVVGKARRNREEEEVAAQLADLAFIIQSRHNLQSENNPPKGTLVSAIKYNYNSQLTPGQKKPLVKKTRATPSKPRKKKSDGPNEGVNCRTPLSKRMPNGETAHRSRGQKSQPPGKSGLHHKRNLFLPQAQIDLKRYVAEAQEERRQLIHHSNAHSAALLRPQNYNTLTRINHTQGQENHPWSLSNGPLHQHNPYNGHAAGPGPECERLSQVAQPCVGLPHASDPNTSSANNAFLSHPTGHHGLANGFSGARQSPPPSQQGYYKLERTGPVTVLSTATDGDLGHSAESTPSKNSVNSFLESPMSFMDTPIKNLLNTPSKKLADLPSCQCVDQIIEKEEGPYYTHLGAGPSVPAVRELMENRYGAKGNAVRVEVVVYTGKEGKSSQGCPIAKWVIRRGSEQEKLLCLVRRRPGHCCDTAVLVILILAWEGIPRPVADNLYQELTQTLFKYGSPTSRRCALNEDRTCACQGLDPDTCGASFSFGCSWSMYFNGCKFARSKVPRKFRLLGDYREEEEKIEGNLQNLATDLAPLYKRLAPEAFQNQVENDAAGEDCRLGGSEGRPFSGVTACVDFCAHAHKDTHNMNNGSTVVCTLTKEDNRAVRNIPEDEQLHVLPLYKISDSDEFGQMEGQWAKIRSGALQVLSAFPREVRLLAEPVKSARKIRQEARLKAQAEKLEKKLALTPLTPGKVKSETPNKEPQGFYGSYRLPPRPASVGRYPPERNPPSTYNQSTSSYPTLGAGFNPQKEMISPNHHGLPGLQFGQNGSALNYKTMSDGVNGYSPASGDQSVRIPPHNALSDYPHAFKTEPNEVHCSPLRRPSSSGSAPPPSSFSPRPTSEGLFSRLNGLHRAAGDVAAEVRGHGLPPLSSLPLPPQTPPLEPEEVKQEEVWSDSEHNFLDRDIGGVAVAPSHGSILIECARRELHATTPILRPNRSHPTRISLVFYQHKSLNEPGHGMAMWDAKMAKREREREEEAERLRMEDCVGKGAGGVELGEETGEEAEETRRIMNVPTRQAWTLPRDGVVTVSPYALTQVTGPYNRWT